One part of the Schistocerca piceifrons isolate TAMUIC-IGC-003096 chromosome 2, iqSchPice1.1, whole genome shotgun sequence genome encodes these proteins:
- the LOC124775059 gene encoding uncharacterized protein LOC124775059, which translates to MSAICYVLWTLFVVASLADAGIRCDCSINGVTYSLVGINCARPNTTESDNKAVQCEKARYGSVEAGYIVNPREKTSGYRSLYRLYRTSRHWLDAAQSCSRDGGHLAVPGTQAELDFMADQLRRHGGGRTTGAMLGVRRAADEEPFLSVTGEDVETVLSGNWPPGTPQSVPRQQCLELQIKGPQAAALRSRDCGQPAAYFCERPLSAPVNSKYSFVAGLGFYMPLAQLLPYPGAEQQCQASGGHVVVPDTQQEAGALVQAFDMYPQVEQIYVGIDDRRQAGVFETVHGGLLEWLDFQNWAPGALETRSADIHCVTFTASGNYQLVHCDTPLPTICEWKL; encoded by the exons GCGATCTGCTACGTACTATGGACGCTGTTCGTAGTGGCATCCCTGGCTGATGCGGGCATCAGATGCGACTGCTCCATAAACGGTGTCACATACAGCCTCGTAGGTATCAACTGTGCCAGACCTAACACG ACCGAGAGCGATAATAAAGCAGTGCAGTGTGAGAAAG CGCGGTACGGCTCTGTGGAGGCCGGGTACATCGTGAACCCCCGCGAGAAGACGAGCGGCTACAGGTCGCTGTACCGGCTGTACCGCACCAGCCGCCACTGGCTGGACGCCGCACAGTCCTGCTCGAGGGACGGCGGCCACCTGGCCGTGCCGGGCACCCAGGCCGAGCTGGACTTCATGGCGGACCAGCTGAGGCGACACGGCGGCGGCCGCACCACCGGCGCCATGCTGGGGGTGCGCAGAGCTGCCGACGAGGAGCCCTTCCTCTCCGTCACAG GGGAAGATGTTGAAACGGTGTTGTCTGGGAACTGGCCGCCTGGGACGCCACAGTCGGTTCCACGCCAGCAGTGTCTGGAGCTGCAGATCAAGGGACCACAGGCGGCCGCTCTCCGGAGCCGCGACTGCGGGCAACCTGCCGCCTACTTCTGCGAAAGACCCCTTAGCGCGCCCGTCAACTCCAAATACAGTTTCGTCGCCGGTCTCG GTTTCTACATGCCGCTGGCACAGCTCCTGCCGTACCCCGGAGCGGAGCAGCAGTGCCAGGCGTCGGGGGGCCACGTCGTGGTGCCCGACACGCAGCAGGAGGCGGGCGCGCTGGTGCAAGCCTTCGACATGTACCCACAGGTGGAGCAGATCTACGTCGGCATCGATGACCGCCGGCAAGCTGGTGTCTTCGAAACTGTACATG GTGGCCTGCTGGAGTGGCTGGACTTCCAGAACTGGGCGCCAGGTGCTCTGGAGACTCGCAGCGCCGACATCCACTGCGTGACCTTCACGGCCAGCGGCAACTACCAACTAGTGCACTGCGACACGCCACTGCCCACCATCTGCGAGTGGAAACTCTGA